A segment of the Panicum hallii strain FIL2 chromosome 1, PHallii_v3.1, whole genome shotgun sequence genome:
TTATAGTACCATCACGTCCTTTTGTCAACGGTACGATGCACCTGATGATATGAAGAAAGTATTAGTCTAAATCGTCAATAAGAGCACATCACTGGATGTACCAAAATGGAGATAAGCTAAAGAGTGTACGTTATGCAATTCTCATGGGCACCACCACGAGGCTTTGATGGTTCAACGGAGTCACTACTAGTCCCTTGCTTTGATTGGCCATATAGCTTTCCAAGGGCTTCAGAGAGCTGAAATCGAAAATTTTCAGGATTAGTTCGTGTGTGATGTTGACTTGCTGAGTTCAACTCAGTCACATAGTTTAGTTTCTGTCATTGATCAGAACTTCAGCAGCACTATAGCCATAAAGTCATAGTCAGCTACTATTAAACTACATTTCACAGCCCTGGGAAAGCTTCAGGTTCTGAACTAATTACATTTAGCGTTCAATAAAATCAATACACAAGTATGCGCTAATTGCTAGCTATAACAGcaaagtgcaaaaaaaaaagatgattTACACTGACCACGTCTGCTGTGTCTAGTAATCTAGTACCGATTTTCCTAACCAGTCAAAACCTAGAATAGCTTGGCATCTTAATAGGTGACATGCTGCGAACCATTTACATTAGAGCCTGCTATGGCCCAATCCCAGCCCACCATTGCATTGGACTGGTGTTGGGTGCATCCAAACAAAGCCTTAACAAGATCCAGAAGCGTAAAGGTCTGGTTATACTTTACGACTCAAAGGAAATTCAGAATCAGATAACCCACCAAACTGTTTTGCAAGCAGGGCCTGCAATACAGAAACAGAAATTCACCTAACACTCACCCATGCAGGACAAAGCAATCCTTTGATGATCATAGAGTGAATACCACCCTCATACAATAGAACAGTAACGACAAGGTATAACACAAATTTAAAATAAGGAAGAAAAATGCGCTAGACCTGTGAGGCTTTAGAAGTTGATGGAATAGCTTTCCTCTCATCCAAGAATCTTACAAAACTCCTACACATCAAAGGGTGTAGCTATGGTGAAAAGAAATATggacataaaacttgtaaaggCTTAGCTGTCATAGATGAAAATCAGAGCTGCTTGCATATCCTGTAGAAATGTTTTCTATCCAAAAAGTGCAATAGAGTATTTTGCCAGGGTACTGAGATTAAAAGAATTAACAGACTTAAGGTATCCATAAAAATTTACATGGTTTGTGGTACAGGAAGCAGTAACTCAGTTCATAGCACGTCAAGAACAAAAGGGAAAGGAAATACAAGCAACACAAGATAAGAGCTGTTACATATATCTTTGCTTACCAAAGTCCAGTCTCGTCAGCAGCAAAGATCATAGGATTGCAGTCAAATCCGACTCCAATCACCATGCGCTCAGAGACAAAAAGAACCTGAGAGTTTGAAGAGTCGTTCAACATTATGAAACTCAGACATCACCACATGCGACTAAATAATATCAGAAGGGAAAATGCTGACCCACATCACGGAGAGGCAGATCACGCAGCGCCAAATTTTGTGCAGCAGGAGCCGATTCAACTTCATCAACGAAATAAATCATGGAGTTGTGCCCTGGAATCAAAGTACATGTCAGCACAACAGCACAGTTGTTATGCGTAACAAATGGTGTGGTGAAAAATGGTGTGTATTTGGAAAACTCTCAATAACAACAATCTGCAGTGGAGAAATAACCTGCATATGCCAATGTTTTTCCACTTGCTGACCACCTTACACCAAATACCCAGGTAGATGATAAATCAAGTTGAGCAATTTGCTGCATCCACATAACACAGGAGAAGAATGTTAAAAGGATATATACTCACTTCCAGTCGTCCACATGAAAAAATAGATTTAATACGAAGCATTGTTCTCGTTATGAAAAAATAATGATTTACCCTAAGTCTATGACAAATGGAAGGATTTGGGCAAACATTTCGCAAAAAAAAACTAAGTGCAAAGTTAAGTTTAGCTTAGCTCATAAACAGATGTAGTGTAATTTTCAACAATAAGCAGGGTGATAAAAAAAAAGTTGGTATACTTAATTTTTTAGTTACTACTGACAAATGTTATGGATATTCAGTTGCGGTCATTAGCCTAGTTAGTGATGCAACAAATGAACAGGGAAACATATCTGAACCTTGCTAAGGTACAAACTATGAGAAATACAGTTACATTCAACCAGGGGCAGAGCCATAATAAACCTAAAGGGGGTGCTGAACCTCTTTTAATTAAGCTAACTTCATACTTTATATGTGAACTTCAGAGCTAAAGGACTAGTTCTACATGAGACAAACATGGGCTCAGGGGGTGCTGCAGCACCCCCCCTGCACCCCCACTCCCTGGAGATCCGCCCCTGCATTCAATAGGTGGCATAATATCGAACGGATGGTTAAAAAAATACCTCTCCAAATTTTGAATCAGTTGCAGTGCTTGATTGCGATCCCCTGTcagaaatgaaaaaaaaagtaTGAGACAATAAAGCATTTTGAAGATCCTAGATTCCTTGTAGATGTAAGGCTAGCATGTTCCACCTTGTATCCACACCCTTGATAAAAGTAGAGAATACTCTGCATTTACCATCAGTAGACGTTGTTGCAAGATATATCTGAAGAAAAACAGTAGCAGTCAAACCAGCACTACATTCAATGGAAACAGGCCTTGCATCTACATGACAAAACCAGTTTCTATACAGTGACTTACATATAAAGAAAAATTACAGCAAAAATAACTGCATCACGTTATCCAATATTTGTTATGGCGTTGATGGAGATTCTCATAAATGGCATGAATATGTCACAAATAAAACACATTGAGAACACTAAAATAATTGTGTCCTAAGTTTCCTACTGAAGACTCTTAAAGGGGGTAACAGTAATAAACTCACATTGTTTGGATGCCATGCGAGACTAGTGACAGAAGATTCATGCCTTTTCCTGATAACCTTGCTAATCCACCTGTAGCACAGCGCAGGATGAAGACAGTTAAAGACGCAAATCAATAGTATCACATCAACCTTGCTAATTGCTAGAAATAGATCAGTATAAAACATGTTCAATGGCTCATCAGTCACCAATTAGGATGTACAACAAAAGGTAGTGAAAAACTACGGTCATCTAGAAAACAGTAGTCAATGGATGAAAAGGGTGGGAACTGAGGACCAATACCAGTTGTTTTCCTGTTCATAGTAGCAAATACACACAGATTTGGCACCACTTCCCACAGCAAACTTGTTTTCTGCAAACAATACATAAAGAGTTTCAAGGAAATAGATCATAAttatttgaaaaaaaataaaaaaatcactGTAAAGGTTTTTCTTTCACATGTTCACCTTACAAGTAATTACATTCTTTCAATATGATCAGCACGGTGTTGCAAAGAAATGAGGAAGCAAGGCCGAGATAATATGATTAACTAAGCAACTAACTAAATCATATGATAGTCAGTTGTTTATTACTTAATTTTGAGCTAACATCTATCAAGTAGCCAGGCGATCAGAAGcagcaaagaaaaaaaatatcaaacttcAAAAGTTTCATGTTG
Coding sequences within it:
- the LOC112898068 gene encoding actin-related protein 2/3 complex subunit 1B-like, coding for MAATAAVAIHQFAECITCHAWSPDQSMIAFCPNNNEVHIYKFFTDKWEKLHVLSKHDQIISGIDWSRSSNKIVTVSHDRNSYVWTQEGSDWVPTLVILKLNRAALCVQWSPKENKFAVGSGAKSVCICYYEQENNWWISKVIRKRHESSVTSLAWHPNNIYLATTSTDGKCRVFSTFIKGVDTRGSQSSTATDSKFGEQIAQLDLSSTWVFGVRWSASGKTLAYAGHNSMIYFVDEVESAPAAQNLALRDLPLRDVLFVSERMVIGVGFDCNPMIFAADETGLWSFVRFLDERKAIPSTSKASQLSEALGKLYGQSKQGTSSDSVEPSKPRGGAHENCITCIVPLTKGRDGTIKRFSTSGLDGKIVVWDLENHITIAK